The proteins below come from a single Thermotoga sp. KOL6 genomic window:
- the atpA gene encoding F0F1 ATP synthase subunit alpha: MRINPGEITKVLEEKIRSFEERIDFEDTGKVIQVGDGIARVYGLNKVMVSELVEFVETGVKGVAFNLEEDNVGIIILGEYKDIKEGHTVRRLKRIIEVPVGEELLGRVVNPLGEPLDGKGPINAKEFRPIEIKAPGVIYRKPVDTPLQTGIKAIDSMIPIGRGQRELIIGDRQTGKTAIAIDTIINQKGQGVYCIYVAIGQKRSAIARIIDKLKQYGAMEYTTVVVASASDPASLQYIAPYAGCAMGEYFAYSGRDALVVYDDLSKHAVAYRQLSLLMRRPPGREAYPGDIFYLHSRLLERAVRLNDKLGGGSLTALPIVETQANDISAYIPTNVISITDGQIYLEPGLFYAGQRPAINVGLSVSRVGGAAQIKAMKQVAGMLRIELAQYRELETFAQFATELDPTTRAQIIRGQRLMELLKQEQYNPMPVEEQVVVIFAGVRGYLDDLPVEEVRRFEKEFLRFMHEKYQDVLNDIKERKELTPETEEKLKKALEEFKSSFRV; encoded by the coding sequence TTGAGAATAAATCCAGGAGAAATTACGAAAGTACTCGAGGAAAAAATAAGGAGTTTCGAAGAGAGAATAGATTTCGAAGACACTGGAAAAGTTATACAAGTTGGAGATGGTATCGCTCGGGTATATGGATTGAACAAGGTGATGGTGAGTGAGCTTGTAGAGTTCGTGGAAACAGGTGTCAAAGGTGTGGCTTTCAATTTGGAAGAAGATAACGTGGGAATAATCATACTTGGTGAGTACAAGGATATAAAGGAAGGTCATACCGTCAGAAGATTAAAAAGGATAATAGAGGTACCTGTTGGTGAAGAACTTTTGGGTAGAGTTGTCAATCCTTTGGGGGAACCACTCGACGGTAAGGGCCCCATAAATGCCAAGGAGTTCAGGCCAATAGAAATTAAAGCACCGGGTGTCATCTACAGAAAACCTGTTGATACACCCCTTCAAACAGGTATAAAAGCTATAGATTCCATGATTCCTATTGGAAGAGGGCAAAGAGAGTTGATCATAGGAGACAGGCAAACCGGGAAGACGGCAATCGCTATAGATACCATCATCAATCAGAAAGGACAAGGAGTGTACTGTATATATGTAGCGATTGGTCAGAAAAGGTCCGCTATAGCCAGAATCATCGATAAACTCAAACAATATGGGGCAATGGAATACACCACGGTAGTAGTGGCATCTGCCTCCGATCCTGCTTCCCTTCAGTACATAGCTCCTTACGCAGGATGTGCAATGGGTGAATACTTTGCCTATTCTGGTAGAGATGCTCTCGTGGTATACGATGACCTTTCCAAGCACGCGGTTGCTTACAGGCAACTCTCTCTTCTCATGAGAAGACCACCAGGAAGGGAGGCTTATCCCGGAGATATCTTTTATCTGCACTCTAGACTTCTCGAGAGAGCCGTTCGTTTGAACGACAAACTTGGTGGGGGTTCTTTGACAGCGCTTCCTATTGTTGAAACACAGGCAAACGATATTTCTGCATACATCCCTACGAACGTGATATCTATTACCGATGGACAGATATATCTTGAACCTGGTTTGTTCTACGCTGGGCAGAGACCTGCTATCAACGTAGGTTTGTCCGTGTCCAGGGTTGGTGGTGCTGCTCAAATAAAGGCTATGAAACAAGTTGCTGGAATGTTGAGGATAGAACTGGCCCAATACAGGGAACTCGAAACTTTTGCGCAATTTGCAACTGAACTAGATCCTACAACACGCGCTCAAATTATAAGAGGTCAGAGACTCATGGAACTTCTAAAACAAGAACAATACAATCCCATGCCGGTCGAGGAACAAGTTGTGGTTATTTTTGCTGGAGTCAGAGGTTATCTTGACGATTTACCGGTAGAAGAGGTCAGAAGATTTGAAAAGGAATTCTTGAGATTCATGCACGAGAAATATCAAGACGTACTCAACGACATTAAAGAGAGAAAAGAACTCACTCCAGAAACGGAGGAAAAACTCAAAAAAGCCCTTGAAGAGTTCAAATCGTCTTTCAGGGTGTGA
- a CDS encoding ATP synthase subunit I, whose amino-acid sequence MIKVKRLTRKMTMAIIIMGAIEALIFGIVCDIGKSWGPILGSTGAVLNLLSLKNDIEKMAHKKTTKGWMVGFFGRYLFSASLLLIGGLVSFETLIGVFVGLMNLKIVSFIAWRWLD is encoded by the coding sequence ATGATAAAAGTGAAAAGGTTAACAAGAAAGATGACAATGGCGATAATAATAATGGGAGCAATTGAAGCGCTTATTTTTGGGATTGTATGTGATATCGGAAAAAGCTGGGGTCCGATCTTGGGAAGCACAGGAGCGGTGTTGAACCTTCTTTCTTTGAAAAACGATATAGAAAAGATGGCTCACAAAAAGACAACAAAAGGTTGGATGGTTGGATTCTTTGGAAGATATTTGTTTAGTGCTTCTTTGCTTTTGATAGGTGGTCTAGTTTCATTTGAGACTCTAATCGGGGTTTTCGTCGGGTTGATGAATTTGAAAATCGTCTCTTTCATCGCTTGGAGGTGGCTGGATTGA
- a CDS encoding F0F1 ATP synthase subunit epsilon, with protein sequence MKVKIVTPYGTVYDKESDFVSFRTIEGAMGILPKRAPIVAQLSVCDVKVKSGEEEYHLKVAGGFLRCDGKEVIIITEEAGKEEDISPDRFMEARERVERVRKFFQSL encoded by the coding sequence GTGAAAGTGAAGATAGTAACCCCTTATGGAACTGTGTACGACAAGGAAAGTGATTTTGTGTCCTTTCGAACAATAGAGGGGGCCATGGGTATCTTGCCAAAAAGGGCTCCCATAGTCGCACAGCTTTCTGTGTGTGATGTGAAGGTTAAATCGGGTGAAGAAGAATATCACCTCAAAGTTGCAGGGGGATTTCTTCGGTGTGATGGAAAAGAGGTGATCATAATAACTGAAGAAGCGGGAAAAGAAGAAGATATCTCACCGGATAGATTCATGGAAGCAAGGGAGAGAGTGGAAAGGGTGAGAAAATTCTTCCAATCTTTGTAA
- a CDS encoding chemotaxis protein CheX, with the protein MDAKVVNALIGSVYETIRDVLRVEPKLGRPSAVTHISIPHSVVTVIGITGGLDGSLIYSFSSETALKVVSAMMSMEYNQLDDLAMSAIGELGNMTAGKLAMKLEGLGKHVDITPPTVVSGRDLKIKSFGAVLKLPISVFSAEDFDLHLSVKNGG; encoded by the coding sequence ATGGATGCGAAAGTTGTGAACGCTCTTATTGGGTCGGTGTACGAGACCATAAGAGATGTCTTAAGAGTAGAGCCAAAACTTGGAAGACCAAGCGCTGTTACACACATAAGTATTCCCCATTCGGTGGTAACAGTCATTGGAATAACGGGAGGATTGGATGGTAGTCTGATTTATTCTTTTTCATCCGAAACCGCCTTGAAAGTCGTCTCCGCTATGATGAGCATGGAGTACAACCAACTCGATGATCTCGCTATGAGCGCGATAGGAGAACTCGGAAACATGACTGCTGGGAAGTTAGCGATGAAACTCGAAGGTTTAGGGAAACACGTTGACATCACACCACCCACTGTGGTGAGTGGTAGGGATCTCAAGATAAAGAGTTTCGGGGCTGTTTTGAAATTGCCGATTTCTGTGTTCTCAGCGGAGGATTTCGACCTTCATTTATCCGTAAAAAACGGAGGGTGA
- the atpF gene encoding F0F1 ATP synthase subunit B codes for MGFLEINWTSAAMLMLFILMVYFLNKFLYNPFIEMAEKRRRKVENDLKSAEELKKEAERMKKEAEKFLTESRQRADEIVESARKEAETILEEARERARKEAQNIVDSAKAQIEIEYKKATEEIQKRAAELSVVLATKLLQKVFQDERLKREYLIKILEEEIEKS; via the coding sequence TTGGGTTTTTTGGAGATAAACTGGACTTCAGCAGCTATGCTGATGTTGTTCATCCTGATGGTATATTTTCTGAACAAGTTTCTTTACAATCCGTTCATCGAGATGGCAGAAAAACGGAGAAGAAAAGTAGAAAACGACTTGAAAAGTGCTGAAGAACTCAAAAAGGAAGCAGAGAGAATGAAGAAAGAAGCAGAAAAGTTTTTGACTGAGTCTAGACAACGAGCAGATGAAATAGTAGAAAGTGCTCGGAAAGAGGCAGAGACGATTTTGGAGGAAGCAAGAGAGAGAGCCAGAAAAGAAGCGCAGAACATAGTAGATTCCGCCAAAGCGCAGATAGAGATCGAGTACAAAAAGGCAACGGAAGAGATTCAAAAGCGTGCTGCGGAACTCTCTGTGGTATTAGCTACCAAGCTTTTGCAGAAGGTGTTCCAAGATGAGAGATTGAAAAGAGAGTATCTAATCAAAATCCTCGAAGAGGAGATAGAGAAGTCATGA
- a CDS encoding F0F1 ATP synthase subunit C → MENLGDLAQGLALLGKYLGAGLCMGLGAIGPGMGEGNIGAHAMDAMARQPEMVGTITTRMLLADAVAETTGIYSLLIAFMILLVV, encoded by the coding sequence ATGGAGAATCTGGGAGATCTTGCGCAAGGATTGGCTCTTCTTGGAAAATACCTTGGAGCAGGGCTTTGTATGGGTCTTGGAGCTATAGGACCGGGTATGGGAGAAGGTAACATAGGAGCTCACGCAATGGATGCCATGGCGAGACAACCCGAGATGGTAGGAACAATAACCACACGAATGCTTCTTGCAGACGCCGTTGCAGAGACAACAGGTATATATTCACTTCTTATAGCCTTCATGATCCTCCTCGTGGTGTGA
- the atpB gene encoding F0F1 ATP synthase subunit A, whose product MKIMFTRKEKIFLTIFLVLYILVSILNFQQLKRTPMEEIFGGLGKRWIVDINGFRFNPMTIIMGSIIAVFLIILAYKMRKFEIIPNRKQALIESILETFYEIVDESIPDKRFVKPTFVIATTLFLFIAVSNVIGGAVPGISVVAARDGSIQKIALFNDTWQAPTGDLNTNLTYAVFVLVVSHVFAIKSKGFKEWLKGWFYPNPVMFPINLIGELAKPISHSLRLFGNIGGGAILVYILSYMTKYFFAPIIFWGFFGIFVGLVQAFVFSMLAVAYISSQLS is encoded by the coding sequence TTGAAAATCATGTTCACCAGAAAAGAAAAGATATTTTTGACAATCTTTCTGGTTTTGTACATTCTCGTGTCCATCTTGAATTTCCAACAATTGAAAAGGACTCCTATGGAAGAGATCTTTGGAGGCCTCGGAAAGAGATGGATAGTGGATATAAACGGTTTCAGGTTCAATCCCATGACGATTATAATGGGGAGTATTATTGCTGTTTTTCTCATAATACTCGCTTACAAGATGAGAAAATTTGAGATCATTCCCAACAGAAAACAGGCGCTTATAGAATCTATTCTGGAGACTTTTTACGAAATCGTAGATGAATCCATTCCGGACAAACGGTTTGTGAAACCCACTTTTGTAATAGCGACCACGTTGTTTCTCTTCATTGCGGTGTCCAATGTGATCGGTGGAGCAGTGCCGGGAATAAGTGTTGTCGCAGCCAGAGATGGTTCGATTCAGAAAATAGCACTTTTCAACGACACTTGGCAAGCTCCTACGGGGGATTTGAATACCAATCTCACCTACGCAGTGTTTGTTCTCGTCGTCAGTCACGTTTTTGCTATAAAATCCAAAGGATTCAAAGAATGGTTGAAGGGATGGTTTTACCCTAATCCTGTTATGTTTCCAATAAACCTTATTGGTGAGTTGGCTAAGCCGATTTCACATTCTTTGAGGTTGTTTGGTAACATAGGAGGAGGAGCAATCCTTGTATACATTTTGTCTTACATGACAAAGTATTTCTTCGCGCCTATAATCTTTTGGGGATTCTTCGGTATCTTCGTTGGTTTGGTTCAGGCTTTCGTGTTCAGCATGTTAGCAGTAGCTTACATCAGTTCACAACTTTCGTGA
- a CDS encoding DegV family protein produces the protein MRTIGIKVYLDDKEYTDGVDLNSESFYNLFKNAKEFRTAVPSPVEMERVLRDIISEGYTHIYCVHLSSKLSAFYNVMKSVVKRLEKEFPEVSFKVIDTRQVSIGSGYVLLELMKAIERGEHDLERVVNEINRRIKIRFSVLEFNYLIKSGRVKTVVGILGNLAKIYPILSIEDGELKVVAKKRGLKSVIERIVRDLKVKGRKKLGLAYAGEEMKEIILDMKEKLLDEDVKGVDMVRLPPTLAVHSGPKMFGAGILILE, from the coding sequence ATACGAACGATCGGTATAAAGGTTTACTTGGATGACAAAGAATACACAGATGGAGTGGATCTTAACTCAGAAAGTTTTTACAACTTATTCAAAAACGCAAAGGAGTTTCGAACGGCTGTTCCCTCTCCGGTTGAAATGGAGAGGGTGTTGCGTGATATAATCTCTGAAGGTTACACCCATATTTACTGTGTCCATCTTTCATCCAAACTGAGTGCCTTCTACAATGTTATGAAGAGTGTGGTAAAGCGTTTAGAAAAAGAATTTCCAGAAGTGAGTTTCAAAGTGATCGATACTAGACAAGTATCGATCGGTTCAGGATACGTTTTATTGGAGTTGATGAAGGCTATAGAAAGAGGGGAGCACGATTTAGAAAGAGTGGTAAATGAAATAAACAGAAGAATAAAGATACGATTCTCAGTCCTCGAATTTAACTATCTAATAAAAAGCGGAAGAGTCAAGACTGTAGTTGGTATTCTTGGTAATCTTGCGAAGATTTATCCTATATTGAGCATAGAAGATGGGGAACTGAAAGTCGTTGCAAAAAAACGGGGTCTTAAGAGTGTGATTGAAAGGATTGTGAGAGATTTGAAAGTTAAAGGAAGAAAAAAATTAGGATTAGCCTACGCTGGCGAAGAAATGAAAGAGATAATTTTGGATATGAAAGAGAAGCTGTTAGATGAAGATGTGAAAGGGGTGGACATGGTCAGATTACCCCCTACTCTTGCTGTGCATTCTGGGCCGAAAATGTTCGGAGCAGGGATTCTCATACTCGAATAG
- a CDS encoding AtpZ/AtpI family protein — MSISKNIFRDFGKYNMVVMFTTTLISNIVVGVLLGYYIDKWTFKNGVLLFIFTILGIFSGLYNGFKILLKESERYDKSEKVNKKDDNGDNNNGSN, encoded by the coding sequence ATGAGCATTTCAAAAAATATTTTTCGCGATTTTGGAAAGTACAATATGGTCGTCATGTTCACAACTACTTTGATCTCGAACATTGTTGTAGGTGTTCTCTTGGGGTATTACATTGATAAATGGACCTTCAAAAACGGAGTTTTACTCTTCATTTTCACAATTTTAGGAATTTTTTCGGGTTTATATAACGGTTTTAAAATCCTTTTGAAAGAATCTGAGAGGTATGATAAAAGTGAAAAGGTTAACAAGAAAGATGACAATGGCGATAATAATAATGGGAGCAATTGA
- the atpG gene encoding ATP synthase F1 subunit gamma yields MLQIKRKINATQSLMKITRAMEMVARAKSRKIEAEYQKFKPFYEEVQKLWASVPVESLDSVFFEEGEREIIVVITSDMGLCGAFNSEIIREAERVISESKNPHLILIGLKAINHFKSGNILKMYDRFYEIPDFRNGSTIVEDVLDFMEGKPVKVKVVFSRFKNILVQKPETFDLLPLKREEKKLKEDFEYEPLPERLVPVALHYYLSTTLMDLMFQTKIGEYYARQNAMKNATDNAQEVIRELTLAYNKARQASITQELVEIVTGAEALKEIEK; encoded by the coding sequence ATGTTGCAGATAAAGAGGAAAATAAATGCTACTCAATCTTTAATGAAAATCACACGTGCTATGGAAATGGTGGCACGCGCGAAGTCGAGAAAGATAGAAGCAGAGTACCAAAAATTTAAACCTTTCTATGAAGAAGTCCAAAAACTGTGGGCTTCGGTACCAGTGGAGAGTTTGGATTCGGTCTTCTTCGAAGAAGGAGAGAGAGAGATAATTGTGGTTATAACCAGTGACATGGGACTTTGTGGAGCGTTCAACAGTGAAATCATAAGAGAGGCTGAGCGAGTAATATCTGAGTCGAAAAACCCTCATCTCATCCTTATAGGCCTCAAAGCCATAAATCATTTCAAATCTGGAAATATACTGAAGATGTACGATAGGTTTTACGAGATACCTGATTTCAGAAATGGTTCAACGATTGTCGAGGATGTACTCGATTTCATGGAAGGCAAACCTGTAAAAGTCAAGGTGGTGTTCAGTCGTTTTAAAAACATTCTCGTTCAGAAACCAGAAACTTTCGATCTCTTGCCACTTAAGCGCGAGGAAAAGAAGTTGAAGGAAGACTTCGAGTACGAACCTTTACCTGAAAGGCTCGTTCCTGTGGCACTTCATTATTATTTATCAACCACCTTGATGGACCTCATGTTTCAAACGAAGATCGGGGAATATTACGCTAGGCAGAATGCGATGAAGAATGCAACAGACAACGCCCAGGAAGTAATCAGAGAATTGACACTGGCCTACAACAAGGCACGTCAAGCCTCCATCACGCAGGAACTTGTGGAAATAGTGACAGGCGCAGAGGCTTTGAAGGAAATTGAAAAATGA
- a CDS encoding F0F1 ATP synthase subunit delta, producing the protein MRLSAVAGRYARALLNVAIEQGKEDEYLDFLEIVCNIYESNYELFDDPILKPEKKVSLIRNVLADFGRKMDEFQERFLILLFEKKRQKLIRNIRNLFEHEKILSEQKVPADLQVAHEPNDKELSLLRKLVRKFALRDPVFRISVDESLIAGALVEFEGFRLDTTVRGRLRKISREALRRGEIS; encoded by the coding sequence ATGAGACTTTCTGCAGTGGCAGGGAGGTATGCAAGAGCGCTTTTAAACGTGGCGATTGAACAAGGGAAAGAAGATGAATATTTGGATTTTTTAGAAATTGTCTGCAATATCTACGAGTCGAACTATGAGTTGTTCGACGATCCTATTTTAAAACCAGAAAAGAAAGTATCCTTGATAAGAAACGTACTTGCGGATTTTGGAAGGAAAATGGATGAGTTCCAAGAGAGATTCTTGATTCTTCTATTCGAGAAAAAGAGACAGAAACTCATTAGAAATATACGAAATTTGTTTGAGCACGAGAAAATTCTCTCGGAGCAGAAAGTACCTGCGGATCTCCAAGTGGCGCACGAACCAAATGACAAGGAGCTCTCTCTTCTTAGAAAACTTGTTAGAAAATTCGCTCTCAGAGATCCCGTGTTCAGGATCTCTGTGGATGAAAGTTTGATAGCAGGGGCGCTCGTAGAATTCGAAGGATTCAGGTTGGATACCACTGTGCGAGGAAGGTTAAGAAAAATTTCTCGAGAAGCCCTCAGAAGGGGTGAGATAAGTTGA
- the atpD gene encoding F0F1 ATP synthase subunit beta: MAKGSKGYIVGVMGPVVDVKFMEEDLPDIFNALEVVNPQTGQKVVLEVEQLIGDGVVRTVAMDSTDGLTKGLEVVDTGEAITVPVGKEVLGRILNVIGEPVDEAGEIKAEERWPIHRPAPELVEQSTEIEILETGIKVIDLLAPFPKGGKIGFFGGAGVGKTVLVMELIRNIAIEHKGFSVFAGVGERTREGNELWLEMQESGVLGNTVLVFGQMNEPPGARFRVALTALTVAEYFRDIEGRDVLLFIDNIFRFVQAGSEVSALLGRMPSAVGYQPTLATDMGELQERITSTRRGSITSVQAIYVPADDITDPAPATTFAHLDATVVLSRRIAELGLYPAVDPLDSSSKILDPAVVGREHYEVARGVQEVLQRYKDLQDIIAILGVEELSPEDKLIVHRARRIQRFLSQPFHVAERFTGRPGRYVPIQETIRGFKEILDGKLDDVPEQAFLMAGNIDEVKERAKEMRS, encoded by the coding sequence ATGGCTAAAGGTTCGAAAGGTTACATAGTGGGTGTTATGGGTCCCGTTGTAGATGTGAAATTCATGGAAGAAGATCTGCCTGATATATTCAACGCTTTAGAAGTTGTGAACCCTCAAACGGGTCAAAAGGTTGTTCTCGAAGTGGAACAACTCATAGGAGATGGAGTTGTGAGGACTGTCGCAATGGATTCTACGGATGGTCTCACAAAAGGGTTGGAAGTGGTCGATACAGGTGAAGCGATAACAGTTCCCGTAGGGAAAGAAGTGCTTGGAAGAATTTTGAATGTGATTGGAGAACCTGTGGATGAAGCGGGAGAGATAAAGGCTGAGGAGAGATGGCCAATTCATAGGCCGGCTCCGGAACTTGTGGAGCAATCGACTGAAATAGAAATTTTGGAAACAGGAATAAAGGTAATCGATCTGCTAGCACCATTCCCAAAAGGTGGTAAGATAGGGTTTTTTGGTGGTGCCGGTGTTGGAAAAACTGTTCTCGTTATGGAGTTGATCAGGAATATTGCCATAGAACATAAGGGGTTCTCCGTTTTCGCCGGTGTTGGAGAGAGAACAAGAGAGGGTAACGAGTTATGGTTAGAAATGCAAGAAAGTGGAGTGTTAGGAAACACCGTTCTCGTTTTCGGTCAAATGAACGAACCGCCGGGAGCGAGGTTTAGAGTGGCCCTCACAGCTCTCACAGTGGCTGAATATTTCAGAGACATTGAAGGAAGAGATGTTTTGTTGTTCATAGACAACATTTTCAGGTTTGTTCAAGCGGGAAGTGAAGTTTCCGCTCTGCTCGGAAGGATGCCTTCTGCTGTTGGTTACCAGCCCACCCTCGCAACAGATATGGGAGAACTTCAAGAGAGAATCACTTCCACGAGAAGGGGATCGATCACGTCTGTTCAGGCGATATATGTCCCTGCGGATGACATAACGGATCCTGCACCGGCAACTACTTTTGCACACTTGGATGCCACCGTTGTTCTCTCAAGACGAATTGCAGAACTTGGTCTGTATCCTGCTGTCGATCCTCTCGATTCTTCTTCTAAAATACTCGATCCCGCCGTTGTGGGGAGAGAACATTATGAAGTGGCGCGTGGAGTGCAGGAGGTACTCCAAAGGTACAAAGATCTTCAAGATATCATAGCGATACTCGGAGTTGAGGAATTGTCTCCTGAGGATAAGCTCATCGTTCATCGCGCTAGGAGAATCCAAAGATTTCTCAGTCAACCCTTCCATGTTGCGGAGAGATTCACAGGAAGACCGGGTAGATACGTACCTATTCAGGAGACTATAAGGGGATTCAAAGAGATACTCGATGGAAAGCTTGACGATGTCCCTGAACAGGCGTTTCTCATGGCAGGGAACATTGATGAGGTCAAAGAAAGAGCCAAAGAGATGAGGAGTTGA